GTCAATGATGTGGGCTCGTTTGACTCCTGAGTCAATCGCTCCCAAACAACACTCTACTTTAGGTATCATGCCACCAGAGATCTGTCCACTTTTTATATATTTGTGAATGTCTGCCTTTTTGAGACCCGTTACCAATTGGCCGTCAATGAGGATGCCGGGTGTGTCGGTGAGTAAAATGAGTTTGTCTGCATGGAGAGCTTGTGCAATCGCACCTGCCATTGTGTCAGCATTGATATTGAGTGTTTGGCCATCTCTTGACATGGCGACAGGAGAGATAATAGGAATAAAACCTTCACGTTGTAAGGTGAATAAAATTTTGGGATCCACTTCCGCAATTTCTCCCACAAGTCCTAAGTCCACTTTTTGAACTTTGCCGTCTTCCCCTTCGACTTCCATCAGATACTTTTCTGCAATCGCAAGTCCGCCATCTTTACCCGATAGACCAACTGGTTTTCCACCTTTTTCTTGGATGAGAGAAACAATCTGTTTATTCACCTTTCCCGTAAGAACCATCTCCACCACTTCCATGGTGGCTTCATCTGTGACCCTATGGCCACGAATGAACTGAGTATTCAGGTTCAGAGACTTGATCAGAGCGTTGATTTCTGGGCCACCACCGTGGACAACAACGGGATTGATTCCTAAATACTTCAATAGTACAATATCTTCAGCAAAAGATGCTTTTAATTCTTCTTCCACCATGGCAGCCCCGCCATACTTGATGACAATG
The sequence above is drawn from the Leptospira wolbachii serovar Codice str. CDC genome and encodes:
- the argB gene encoding acetylglutamate kinase, with the protein product MNHHSEKINHILEALPYLINYSGKTIVIKYGGAAMVEEELKASFAEDIVLLKYLGINPVVVHGGGPEINALIKSLNLNTQFIRGHRVTDEATMEVVEMVLTGKVNKQIVSLIQEKGGKPVGLSGKDGGLAIAEKYLMEVEGEDGKVQKVDLGLVGEIAEVDPKILFTLQREGFIPIISPVAMSRDGQTLNINADTMAGAIAQALHADKLILLTDTPGILIDGQLVTGLKKADIHKYIKSGQISGGMIPKVECCLGAIDSGVKRAHIIDGRVPHSVLIEILTNQGIGSLIEQG